A genomic segment from Maridesulfovibrio ferrireducens encodes:
- a CDS encoding PAS domain-containing sensor histidine kinase has protein sequence MSNHYYHGLAKSMMFTIILVSFTPLLIIALLAGYQYSVAYKGKVVAHLRELVLKHDQNVDSYLKEKIAEIQVLADVEGIANLKSEARLEALHNSLLRHHRGDFVDLGLVNSKGVQVAYVGPFNLRGANYAEADWFKNVQERQVYVSDVFLGLRGVPHFIIAVLIESKGEKWVLRTTLDFITFNKLVEDIRIGETGLAFIINRNGEFQTTPRKDLIKEVPFLKELAAGKNEFSGLARRRASISTEINPATGHETIFVISSIKNGDWLMVYQQDVSDAFSDLNQARNLAAVVILLGGIAIIAMAYLMSKRMARKVERSDLEKDMMNEQVIEAGKLASVGELAAGIAHEINNPVAIMVEEAGWIQDLLEEGLYVDDNEREVSRALNQIRSQGTRCKDITHKLLSFAHKIDPTIIRVCLNDLIHEMAELCEQRAKYANVNIETSLADKLPEVAASPSELQQVLLNLINNAIDSMDPGGGDLDIATRFENDVVAVSIADTGCGIPKSNLSRIFDPFFTTKPVGKGTGLGLSIIYGIVSKMKGEITVKSALDKGTVFTLKLPLAGLELEQDENSANSGCVL, from the coding sequence ATGTCTAATCATTACTATCATGGCTTGGCGAAGAGTATGATGTTTACGATTATTCTTGTGTCGTTTACCCCGCTGCTCATTATCGCTCTTTTGGCAGGCTATCAATACAGCGTCGCTTATAAGGGCAAAGTCGTAGCCCATTTGCGGGAACTTGTTCTCAAACACGACCAAAACGTTGATTCCTACCTTAAAGAAAAAATAGCAGAAATACAGGTTCTGGCAGATGTGGAAGGCATCGCCAATTTAAAAAGCGAAGCACGTCTTGAAGCTTTGCATAATTCTTTACTTCGTCATCATAGAGGTGATTTTGTTGATCTCGGATTGGTGAACAGTAAAGGTGTTCAGGTTGCGTATGTTGGACCGTTTAATCTTCGGGGCGCAAATTATGCTGAAGCAGACTGGTTTAAGAATGTACAGGAACGCCAAGTATACGTCAGTGATGTTTTCCTCGGTCTTCGAGGGGTTCCTCATTTTATTATAGCCGTTCTTATTGAGTCGAAAGGGGAAAAGTGGGTTTTGCGCACTACTCTTGATTTTATCACGTTCAATAAGCTGGTGGAAGATATCCGCATCGGTGAAACAGGGCTGGCTTTTATTATTAATCGTAATGGTGAGTTTCAGACTACGCCGCGTAAAGACCTCATAAAAGAAGTTCCTTTTTTGAAGGAATTGGCCGCTGGAAAGAATGAATTTTCAGGTTTGGCGCGTCGTCGGGCTTCCATCAGTACGGAAATAAACCCTGCGACCGGCCATGAGACAATTTTTGTGATCAGCTCGATCAAGAACGGCGACTGGCTGATGGTCTATCAGCAGGATGTAAGTGATGCTTTTTCCGATCTTAATCAGGCCAGAAATCTTGCGGCAGTAGTTATCTTGCTCGGCGGTATAGCTATTATTGCAATGGCTTACCTCATGTCTAAGCGGATGGCGCGTAAAGTGGAGCGGTCTGATCTTGAAAAGGACATGATGAATGAGCAGGTTATAGAGGCCGGTAAGCTCGCTTCCGTTGGTGAGTTGGCAGCCGGAATAGCCCACGAGATCAATAATCCCGTAGCCATTATGGTTGAAGAGGCCGGGTGGATTCAGGATTTGCTCGAGGAAGGGCTGTATGTTGACGATAATGAGCGCGAAGTGTCGCGGGCGTTGAATCAGATTCGAAGTCAGGGCACGCGTTGCAAGGATATAACTCATAAACTGCTTAGTTTTGCGCATAAGATAGATCCGACCATTATACGGGTTTGTTTAAATGATTTGATCCATGAAATGGCTGAATTGTGTGAACAGCGCGCCAAGTATGCCAATGTTAATATTGAAACCAGTCTGGCAGATAAATTGCCGGAAGTTGCCGCCAGCCCATCCGAACTACAGCAAGTTCTTCTAAATCTCATTAATAATGCCATCGATTCAATGGACCCCGGAGGAGGGGATCTTGATATAGCAACTCGCTTTGAAAACGATGTTGTGGCGGTGTCTATTGCCGATACGGGATGCGGCATTCCAAAATCCAATCTTTCTCGAATTTTCGATCCCTTTTTTACTACCAAGCCTGTGGGCAAAGGGACCGGACTCGGGTTGTCCATAATCTACGGTATTGTAAGTAAAATGAAGGGCGAAATCACTGTGAAATCTGCTCTCGATAAGGGAACTGTTTTCACTCTCAAATTGCCTTTAGCCGGACTTGAATTGGAGCAGGATGAAAATTCTGCAAATTCTGGATGTGTGCTTTGA
- a CDS encoding response regulator codes for MLATILLIDDEQGFVDTMSKRLSKRSLTVYTAYNGQEGLAALAKYGAIDVVVLDVKMPGINGIDVLKIIKTEYPLVEVIMLTGHATVESAIDGMKNGAFDYMLKPCEMEELLAKIKDAYLKKQSQETKIYEARARHIELRRGD; via the coding sequence ATGTTAGCTACCATTCTTCTTATTGATGATGAACAGGGCTTTGTTGACACTATGTCAAAGCGGCTCAGCAAGCGGAGTCTGACTGTATACACGGCTTATAACGGTCAGGAGGGGCTTGCTGCTCTTGCGAAGTATGGCGCTATCGATGTTGTAGTTCTGGATGTCAAAATGCCCGGTATTAACGGAATTGATGTTCTTAAAATAATTAAGACAGAATACCCGTTGGTAGAAGTCATTATGCTCACCGGACATGCCACTGTTGAAAGTGCCATTGACGGCATGAAGAACGGAGCATTTGATTATATGTTGAAGCCTTGTGAGATGGAAGAGCTTCTCGCAAAAATTAAGGATGCCTATCTGAAAAAGCAGTCTCAGGAAACTAAGATTTATGAGGCTAGAGCAAGGCATATTGAATTGCGCAGAGGCGACTAA
- a CDS encoding response regulator — protein MNTEVIRVLLVDDETGFTEVLQKRLGKRGLDILTAVGGTVAIQILRKNDFDVAILDLKMEDMDGIEVLKIFKKMDPDMPVIMLTGHGSEKAAKEGVSYGAFDYLLKPCDLEELLEKIHQAVNR, from the coding sequence ATGAATACTGAAGTGATCCGGGTTCTGCTTGTAGATGATGAAACAGGGTTTACCGAGGTTTTACAAAAACGCCTCGGAAAACGCGGTTTGGATATTCTTACTGCAGTCGGTGGCACCGTCGCAATTCAGATTCTAAGGAAAAATGATTTTGATGTCGCGATTCTGGATCTCAAGATGGAAGACATGGATGGCATTGAGGTTCTCAAGATATTCAAAAAGATGGACCCGGACATGCCTGTAATTATGCTTACAGGGCACGGCTCGGAGAAAGCAGCAAAAGAGGGCGTGTCGTACGGGGCTTTTGATTATCTTTTAAAACCTTGTGACCTTGAAGAGTTGCTCGAGAAAATTCATCAGGCTGTTAATCGTTAA
- a CDS encoding response regulator, with product MCSIKVLLVDDEGDFLRTLGKRLSKRGNAVELAASGEEALNKLETFEADVVLLDVKMPGMDGLTLLSLIKQRWPLIEAIMLTGHASVEVAIRGMEIGAFDYMMKPVKFERLYYKLEDAFRRKMHQEERIMAMVKNG from the coding sequence ATGTGCTCCATCAAGGTGCTTCTTGTAGATGATGAGGGAGATTTCCTTCGCACACTGGGCAAACGGTTGAGTAAACGGGGGAATGCCGTGGAACTTGCCGCATCAGGTGAAGAGGCTTTGAACAAGCTTGAAACTTTTGAAGCGGATGTTGTTTTACTCGATGTCAAAATGCCCGGGATGGATGGTCTGACACTTCTAAGTTTGATCAAGCAACGCTGGCCGCTCATAGAAGCCATCATGCTTACAGGGCACGCCAGTGTCGAGGTAGCCATTAGAGGTATGGAAATTGGTGCATTCGATTATATGATGAAGCCGGTGAAATTTGAGAGGCTCTACTACAAATTGGAGGATGCCTTCAGACGCAAAATGCATCAGGAGGAGAGAATAATGGCAATGGTCAAAAATGGGTAA
- a CDS encoding sulfite exporter TauE/SafE family protein — MNFARKFYAAMQEAAIAHARWDLEVSTSIIRDKRKVWLIAILTALGLMVSLAFADDLNLPEMLGGKKAYTPAFYTTGIFLASIAIGLCAGLITGCIGAGGGFIITPALMSAGIKGILAVGTDLFHIFAKAIMGTAVHKKLGNVSVGLAVAFLVGSGAGVLGGGILNRMIYEANPVASDAFISVIYVVLLGFLGMYAMSDFLRLRKAGGGGDAHGGGGGTGGLPAKLQAANIPPMISFDEDLIPGGKKISGVFVALCGVIVGFMAAIMGVGGGFLTFPMFVYVLGVSSFTTVGTDILQIIFTAGFAAISQYAIYGFIFYTLAMGMLLGSLLGIQIGALVTKLVPGLYIRGFYALAILAGFVNRLFAMPGKLNDMKFISISQELSGLLANIGNWLFFLTIGVFAVWVIGTFLSKTKELREG, encoded by the coding sequence ATGAATTTCGCACGTAAATTTTATGCAGCGATGCAGGAGGCAGCCATAGCCCATGCAAGATGGGATTTGGAGGTTTCCACCAGCATTATTCGGGATAAACGCAAGGTGTGGCTCATTGCCATACTCACTGCGTTGGGGTTGATGGTTTCTCTCGCATTTGCGGATGATCTTAATTTACCGGAAATGCTTGGTGGTAAAAAGGCCTATACTCCCGCTTTTTATACAACAGGTATCTTTCTGGCCTCTATAGCCATCGGGCTGTGTGCAGGTTTGATTACGGGTTGTATCGGGGCTGGTGGTGGTTTCATCATTACTCCTGCTTTGATGTCGGCTGGTATCAAAGGGATTCTGGCTGTTGGTACCGATCTGTTCCATATCTTTGCAAAGGCAATCATGGGAACAGCTGTACATAAAAAACTTGGTAATGTTTCAGTTGGACTGGCGGTTGCCTTCCTAGTGGGGTCAGGAGCAGGTGTTCTTGGGGGCGGTATTTTGAACCGTATGATCTATGAGGCTAATCCTGTTGCTTCTGATGCCTTTATTTCAGTTATTTATGTAGTTTTACTAGGTTTTCTTGGTATGTATGCAATGTCAGACTTTCTGCGTTTGCGTAAGGCCGGAGGCGGCGGTGATGCGCACGGAGGCGGCGGCGGAACAGGCGGACTTCCTGCTAAGCTACAGGCTGCGAATATTCCACCAATGATTTCTTTTGATGAAGATTTGATTCCCGGCGGTAAAAAAATCTCCGGTGTGTTTGTTGCTCTCTGTGGTGTAATTGTCGGTTTTATGGCGGCTATTATGGGTGTTGGCGGAGGCTTTCTTACCTTCCCAATGTTTGTATACGTTCTTGGCGTAAGTTCTTTCACCACTGTCGGTACTGATATTTTGCAGATCATTTTCACCGCTGGATTTGCTGCAATTAGTCAGTACGCAATTTACGGTTTTATCTTTTATACTTTGGCAATGGGGATGTTACTGGGGTCGTTGCTGGGTATCCAGATAGGCGCACTCGTAACCAAGCTTGTTCCCGGATTATATATCCGTGGTTTTTACGCTCTGGCTATTTTGGCCGGTTTTGTAAACAGGCTGTTTGCTATGCCGGGTAAGTTAAATGATATGAAGTTTATTTCCATAAGTCAGGAATTGTCCGGGTTACTAGCAAATATAGGTAACTGGCTGTTCTTCTTGACTATCGGAGTCTTTGCAGTGTGGGTAATAGGTACGTTCCTATCCAAAACCAAGGAACTGAGAGAGGGCTAA
- a CDS encoding PEP/pyruvate-binding domain-containing protein: MSFFDWLPFRKKQAEKTQEDLAEIRRTFATRYDHFRLLIQANSETHELMAELEEALRGFQPYGMHYVRALCTRISTSIFQMIRHLNELDQGSYEKLYDQFSVIQDKILPHLESIQHNGEGELVLALSEVGRDQADLCGPKMATLGEAGNKLGLKIPAGFVVTTASFRKFMKKEGLEEEVDRLIQTADADDSEAMFQVSSKIMQLIIQSDLPDDVATTILEAYDCLCASQGGEVKVAVRSSALGEDSEGAAFAGQYRSILNVDRSSLILACKEVMASKYSLQAMAYRINRGIRDEDVAMSVGCIMMIDAAAGGVAYSRSPMNIRDENISIYSVWGLPKAVVDGSVEADEFMVGRTVPMQVIGHHIADKEDKYVCDTGEGVCSVQQLTSRRNEPSLTDEQAVIIAEQAVRIEEHFGPAQDIEWAITKESDLYILQCRPLMQLEDYPEGVLQSSSVSIPVLSGGRTASPGVGTGPIFHVRKDADTLHFPDGGVLVLKQALPSRAALLNRCSAVITEQGGIAGHLANVSREFGVPALFGLKGALTSFEEGQVVTVDADGRAIYDGRINELLKEKPRHRLMRGSAVQATLRKAARHIVRLNLTDPDSPKFKPSHCKTLHDIMRYCHEMAVREMFEFGTKKEFVQAASRQLICNVPKQFWVLNLGDGIAPEGRKRPDRCVLLEHINSAPMRALWEGMQAVPWEGPPAVHTKGLLSVMFEATVNPDLNTTSSSRFSQKNYFMISERYCCLQSRFGFHFCGVEALLGDRVSENYASFQFKGGAANLERRILRAKFVGEILDEFDFRVRIREDNLNARLEGLERLSMERRLKILGYLITHTRQLDMIMTNSFEVEKYKKKFFEDFKLFPAVQ, from the coding sequence ATGAGTTTCTTTGATTGGCTTCCTTTCAGGAAAAAACAAGCCGAGAAAACACAAGAAGATCTGGCTGAAATACGCCGGACGTTCGCAACCCGCTATGATCATTTCAGGTTGCTTATTCAGGCTAACTCCGAAACTCACGAATTGATGGCTGAGCTTGAAGAAGCTCTTCGTGGGTTTCAGCCTTACGGAATGCACTATGTGCGGGCTTTATGTACTCGCATTTCTACATCAATTTTTCAAATGATAAGACATCTTAATGAACTTGATCAGGGTTCATATGAAAAACTCTATGATCAGTTTTCTGTTATTCAGGATAAAATTTTACCCCACCTTGAATCCATACAACACAACGGAGAAGGAGAGCTTGTTCTTGCTCTTTCTGAGGTTGGGCGGGATCAGGCTGATTTGTGCGGGCCTAAGATGGCAACCCTAGGTGAAGCTGGAAATAAGCTCGGGCTTAAAATTCCAGCAGGTTTTGTTGTAACAACTGCTTCTTTTCGCAAATTTATGAAAAAAGAAGGGTTGGAGGAAGAGGTCGACCGGCTGATTCAAACTGCTGATGCTGATGATAGTGAGGCTATGTTTCAGGTTTCATCAAAGATCATGCAACTGATTATTCAATCTGACCTGCCGGATGATGTCGCGACGACTATCTTGGAGGCATATGATTGTTTATGTGCCAGTCAAGGTGGAGAGGTGAAGGTTGCGGTCCGTTCAAGCGCATTAGGGGAAGATAGTGAAGGGGCCGCTTTTGCAGGTCAGTATCGTTCAATTTTAAATGTAGATCGCAGTTCTCTTATTTTAGCCTGTAAGGAGGTCATGGCTTCCAAATATTCTTTGCAGGCGATGGCTTACCGCATCAATCGGGGCATCCGGGATGAGGATGTTGCAATGAGTGTCGGTTGTATAATGATGATTGATGCTGCCGCAGGCGGGGTTGCATATTCGCGGAGTCCTATGAATATCCGCGATGAAAATATTTCTATTTATTCCGTGTGGGGATTGCCGAAGGCTGTTGTTGACGGTTCTGTGGAGGCTGACGAATTTATGGTCGGTCGAACGGTTCCCATGCAGGTTATCGGTCACCATATAGCAGATAAAGAAGATAAATATGTCTGCGATACAGGAGAGGGCGTTTGCAGTGTTCAGCAACTTACCAGCCGGAGAAATGAGCCTTCTTTAACTGATGAGCAAGCCGTAATTATTGCAGAACAAGCTGTTCGCATTGAGGAGCATTTCGGTCCTGCTCAAGATATTGAATGGGCAATTACGAAAGAGAGTGATCTTTATATTTTGCAATGCAGACCCTTAATGCAGCTTGAAGATTATCCTGAAGGGGTGTTGCAAAGCAGTTCGGTGTCTATTCCTGTGCTTTCGGGCGGAAGAACTGCCAGCCCGGGGGTTGGAACCGGACCAATTTTTCATGTGCGTAAGGATGCAGATACTCTTCATTTTCCGGATGGCGGGGTTTTGGTTCTCAAGCAGGCTTTACCTAGTCGAGCGGCGCTTCTGAATCGGTGCAGTGCAGTGATAACTGAGCAGGGCGGTATTGCCGGACATTTAGCCAATGTATCCAGAGAATTCGGAGTACCGGCATTGTTTGGATTGAAAGGTGCTCTAACCAGTTTTGAAGAAGGACAAGTCGTAACTGTGGATGCGGATGGGCGTGCAATTTATGACGGCCGGATTAATGAGTTGCTTAAAGAAAAACCAAGACACCGTCTTATGCGTGGAAGTGCTGTTCAGGCTACACTTAGAAAAGCAGCAAGACACATTGTGCGGTTGAATCTGACCGATCCTGATTCACCGAAATTCAAACCTTCACATTGTAAAACTTTGCATGACATTATGCGTTATTGCCATGAGATGGCTGTTCGCGAAATGTTCGAGTTCGGTACTAAAAAGGAATTTGTTCAGGCCGCATCCCGCCAGCTTATCTGCAATGTTCCGAAGCAATTCTGGGTTCTTAATCTCGGTGATGGCATTGCTCCCGAAGGGAGAAAAAGACCGGATAGATGCGTTTTGCTGGAACATATAAATTCTGCTCCCATGCGCGCTTTATGGGAAGGTATGCAGGCTGTCCCCTGGGAAGGGCCTCCGGCGGTGCATACCAAGGGATTGTTGTCTGTAATGTTTGAAGCAACGGTTAATCCTGATTTGAATACAACCAGCTCGTCTCGTTTTTCTCAGAAAAATTATTTCATGATTTCGGAGAGATATTGTTGTTTGCAATCACGTTTCGGTTTTCATTTTTGCGGAGTGGAAGCTTTGCTTGGCGACCGGGTAAGCGAGAATTATGCAAGTTTTCAATTCAAGGGCGGAGCCGCTAATCTGGAGCGTCGTATTCTGCGCGCAAAATTCGTCGGCGAAATTCTCGATGAATTTGATTTCAGAGTAAGGATCAGGGAAGACAACTTGAATGCACGTCTTGAAGGTCTTGAACGTTTGAGCATGGAAAGACGTCTTAAAATTTTAGGTTATCTCATTACTCACACACGGCAACTTGATATGATCATGACCAATAGTTTCGAAGTTGAAAAATATAAAAAGAAGTTTTTCGAAGATTTCAAGCTGTTTCCTGCTGTACAATAG
- a CDS encoding response regulator: MSVNVLLADDEKGFVDALDRRLTKRGYTVQQVNSGKAAVNILADDSSVDVVVLDVRMPEPNGLDTLHLIKTKYPAVEVIMLSAHGTPLCTMESIRWGAFKFLTKPVELDELVKTIDEAAKVGRFHRQKINAKELQMDQA; encoded by the coding sequence ATGTCCGTGAATGTACTTCTGGCCGATGATGAAAAAGGGTTTGTCGATGCTTTAGACCGGCGTCTGACAAAACGCGGTTATACTGTGCAACAGGTTAACAGCGGCAAAGCGGCTGTCAATATTCTTGCAGATGATTCGAGTGTAGATGTGGTTGTGCTTGATGTTCGGATGCCGGAACCTAACGGGCTGGACACTCTCCATCTTATTAAAACTAAGTATCCTGCTGTGGAGGTTATAATGCTGAGTGCTCATGGAACGCCTCTATGTACGATGGAAAGTATTCGTTGGGGGGCATTTAAATTTCTGACCAAACCTGTCGAGTTGGATGAGCTGGTTAAAACTATTGATGAAGCCGCTAAAGTAGGGCGTTTTCATCGCCAGAAGATTAACGCTAAAGAATTGCAGATGGATCAGGCCTAA
- a CDS encoding SulP family inorganic anion transporter — protein MKGGFKPTALRGDVFGGLTAGIIALPLALAFGVASGAGAAAGLYGAIILGFFATILGGTPTQVSGPTGPMTVVTATAVAAYSGDFQSVCMVIVLAGVIQILFGVFHLGGFVRFIPYPVISGFMTGIGIIIILLQIEPVLGCAGAGSPLMAIAQMPEAVANVSLPSLSLAVATMIIVFMIPPRITRVVPSPLIALVGMTAVAWIFHMPVPTIGEIPSGLPEFNLPSINLSQWSSIAGTAFALALLGTIDSLLTSIVADSVTKDHHDSNRELIGQGVGNALCGFMGGLPGAGATMRTVVNIKAGGRTRLSGVIHSMVLLVILLGAGPLAAHIPLAVLAGILVKVGVDILDYRLLRLVRKIPREDLMVMVTVFGVTVFVDLIVAVALGVTLAAIMTTWRIASQTRISILGAGKCKDKSFSDREIQEGSNFRIRVVTINGPFFFGTTSQMTDKVERLLGTRIVVVDCMEVPFIDISAVFALSEMVEKLRDVNIRVVLALGDGMYQRMKELGLIKIVGEENIFKSHGSALQMAQMLLDEEDETGHFFSHSAPC, from the coding sequence ATGAAAGGTGGCTTTAAGCCTACCGCTTTGCGGGGTGATGTTTTCGGAGGTCTGACTGCGGGTATTATAGCTTTACCTCTTGCTTTGGCTTTTGGTGTGGCAAGCGGCGCAGGAGCTGCCGCCGGTCTTTATGGCGCAATTATTCTTGGATTTTTTGCAACGATATTAGGTGGTACTCCTACTCAGGTTTCAGGGCCGACAGGCCCGATGACCGTGGTTACTGCTACAGCTGTAGCTGCTTATTCCGGGGATTTTCAATCTGTCTGTATGGTCATTGTTCTGGCGGGAGTCATTCAGATTCTTTTCGGCGTGTTCCATTTGGGAGGATTTGTCCGGTTTATCCCTTATCCGGTTATATCCGGTTTTATGACAGGCATCGGCATAATCATTATTTTGCTTCAAATTGAGCCTGTTCTGGGCTGTGCAGGGGCTGGTTCTCCGTTAATGGCTATCGCTCAAATGCCGGAAGCTGTGGCGAATGTGTCTCTTCCAAGTCTTTCTCTGGCTGTTGCAACCATGATCATTGTGTTTATGATTCCTCCACGCATAACGAGGGTTGTTCCGTCTCCTCTCATTGCTCTGGTGGGCATGACTGCTGTTGCATGGATTTTTCATATGCCTGTGCCTACCATCGGAGAAATACCTTCGGGGTTGCCTGAATTTAATTTACCATCCATCAATTTATCACAATGGAGCAGTATCGCCGGAACAGCTTTTGCTCTGGCTTTGCTGGGAACAATCGACTCATTGCTGACTTCTATAGTGGCTGACTCCGTAACCAAGGATCATCACGATTCAAACAGAGAGCTTATCGGGCAAGGTGTTGGTAATGCTTTGTGTGGATTTATGGGAGGTCTTCCCGGCGCAGGGGCAACCATGCGTACTGTAGTCAACATCAAGGCTGGAGGCCGGACCAGATTGTCCGGTGTGATTCATTCAATGGTGCTTTTGGTGATACTTTTAGGTGCGGGCCCGTTGGCTGCACATATTCCGCTTGCTGTGCTGGCGGGTATTTTAGTCAAAGTCGGTGTCGATATTCTTGACTATAGACTGCTCCGTCTCGTTCGTAAAATTCCGCGCGAGGATTTAATGGTGATGGTTACAGTCTTCGGAGTTACGGTTTTCGTAGACTTGATTGTTGCGGTGGCTCTCGGAGTAACACTCGCGGCGATTATGACTACGTGGCGTATAGCCAGCCAGACCCGCATAAGTATTCTGGGTGCGGGAAAGTGCAAGGATAAGTCTTTTTCTGATCGTGAGATTCAGGAAGGCAGTAATTTCCGTATCCGTGTAGTTACCATAAATGGTCCTTTCTTTTTCGGCACAACTTCTCAGATGACGGATAAAGTAGAACGCTTGCTTGGTACGCGCATTGTTGTTGTGGACTGTATGGAAGTTCCCTTTATTGATATATCAGCAGTTTTTGCGTTAAGCGAAATGGTTGAAAAACTTCGCGACGTAAATATCCGGGTTGTTCTTGCACTTGGGGACGGCATGTATCAGCGCATGAAAGAACTTGGACTCATCAAAATTGTAGGCGAAGAGAACATTTTTAAAAGTCATGGCAGTGCCTTGCAAATGGCGCAGATGCTTTTAGATGAAGAAGATGAGACCGGACATTTTTTTTCTCACTCAGCTCCCTGTTAG
- a CDS encoding NAD(P)/FAD-dependent oxidoreductase, with translation MKPVLVEIKVTPDKINTANAIREAALKKAELPDDQNISTRVVRRSIDARSKRPLYVLQVAIGDPESVEPQGSVFQPAPLGDKRVIIVGAGPAGYFAALTLLENGILPIVLERGKDVNARRKDLKKIYTEGLINPNSNYCFGEGGAGTYSDGKLYTRATKRGNVGRILDLFIANGAPSDIRIDAHPHLGSNVLPKIVSKMRDDITACGGEIRFDAHVDDFILDGNRMTGVRINGSETISADAVLLATGHSARDIFHALVARKIKVEAKPFALGVRIEHPQPIIDKIFYHQSPRHENLPAASYRIATQVEGRGVFSFCMCPGGYIVPASTAPGELVLNGMSLAARNAPFANAGLVAEIRLEDVGKGNDPLAALDFQASVERTMFAAGDGLTQKAPAQRVGDFVAGRISSKLPKTSYIPGIYSAPVHELLPFVVSESLRMALPELGRKFKGFDSNEAKVLAVESRTSSPVRIPRDRETFEHVKVKGFFPCGEGAGYAGGIISAAMDGEKCAQAIVNSLTGS, from the coding sequence ATGAAGCCAGTTCTTGTAGAAATAAAAGTCACCCCGGATAAAATCAATACTGCAAATGCAATCCGCGAAGCCGCACTAAAAAAGGCGGAACTTCCCGATGATCAGAATATTTCCACTCGCGTTGTTCGCAGGTCGATAGACGCACGGTCCAAAAGACCGCTCTATGTGCTTCAAGTTGCGATTGGCGATCCGGAATCAGTAGAGCCGCAGGGATCTGTTTTTCAACCTGCTCCCCTTGGAGACAAACGGGTTATTATAGTTGGAGCAGGTCCAGCAGGATATTTCGCGGCCCTGACGCTTCTCGAAAACGGGATTCTCCCGATAGTGCTTGAGCGTGGTAAAGACGTAAATGCACGGCGCAAAGATCTCAAAAAAATATATACTGAAGGATTGATTAATCCGAATTCCAACTATTGTTTCGGCGAAGGCGGAGCCGGAACATATTCCGACGGAAAGCTTTACACCCGCGCTACCAAACGCGGCAATGTCGGCAGAATTCTTGACCTATTTATCGCCAACGGAGCACCATCGGATATCCGAATTGATGCACATCCGCATCTAGGGTCCAACGTTTTACCAAAAATCGTCAGCAAAATGCGTGACGACATCACTGCTTGCGGCGGAGAAATCCGTTTTGATGCTCACGTGGATGACTTTATTCTAGACGGGAACCGCATGACGGGTGTCCGCATTAACGGTTCGGAAACCATTTCCGCCGATGCGGTCCTGCTGGCAACCGGACATTCTGCCAGAGATATTTTCCATGCTCTTGTCGCACGCAAAATAAAAGTCGAAGCAAAACCCTTCGCCCTTGGGGTCCGCATCGAGCATCCACAGCCTATCATCGATAAAATTTTCTACCATCAGTCCCCGCGACATGAAAATCTTCCTGCCGCCAGCTACCGGATTGCAACACAGGTTGAAGGGCGCGGAGTATTCTCCTTCTGCATGTGTCCCGGCGGATACATTGTTCCAGCATCCACCGCTCCGGGCGAACTTGTGCTCAACGGTATGAGCCTCGCCGCCAGAAACGCACCTTTCGCCAATGCCGGACTCGTTGCTGAAATCAGACTGGAAGATGTAGGCAAAGGTAACGATCCACTCGCAGCACTTGATTTTCAGGCTTCAGTCGAAAGAACAATGTTCGCAGCAGGTGACGGCCTGACGCAGAAAGCTCCAGCTCAGCGCGTCGGAGATTTTGTTGCGGGACGCATATCTTCAAAACTTCCGAAGACATCTTATATTCCCGGAATATACAGCGCTCCTGTTCACGAACTACTGCCTTTTGTAGTTTCCGAAAGTTTACGCATGGCTCTGCCGGAACTTGGCCGTAAGTTCAAAGGATTTGATTCAAATGAGGCCAAAGTGCTGGCAGTGGAATCACGCACCAGCTCACCTGTGCGCATTCCCCGTGACCGTGAAACCTTTGAACATGTCAAGGTTAAAGGATTCTTTCCATGCGGCGAAGGGGCGGGGTACGCCGGCGGAATTATTTCCGCAGCCATGGACGGGGAAAAATGCGCTCAGGCAATAGTTAACTCACTAACAGGGAGCTGA